Proteins encoded in a region of the Acidobacteriota bacterium genome:
- a CDS encoding DoxX family protein: protein MNGLGLVVLRLALAVVFVAHGAHKLFGLWAGPAIGVGGLDMTAQLFAGLGLNPSFPLAVLVGVVETLGGVLLVIGWFTRVAAPAMAVVTAVAMWKGQWVNGFFLNWTGVPDRGQGFEFSLILLGALLCLTFTGGGEWSLDGQREASRASRQAGRARLRGKL from the coding sequence GTGAACGGACTTGGTCTGGTGGTGCTGCGGCTCGCACTGGCCGTCGTATTCGTCGCACACGGCGCACATAAGCTGTTTGGCTTGTGGGCCGGCCCGGCCATCGGTGTCGGCGGTCTCGACATGACGGCCCAGCTGTTCGCGGGTCTCGGCCTGAACCCCTCGTTTCCCCTCGCAGTGCTGGTTGGTGTCGTTGAAACCCTGGGCGGAGTCCTGCTGGTGATCGGGTGGTTTACCCGGGTTGCCGCGCCGGCGATGGCCGTCGTGACCGCCGTGGCCATGTGGAAGGGCCAGTGGGTCAACGGGTTTTTCCTCAACTGGACGGGCGTGCCCGACCGCGGCCAGGGATTTGAGTTCAGCCTCATCCTGCTTGGCGCCTTGCTTTGTTTGACCTTTACCGGCGGCGGCGAGTGGTCCCTGGACGGTCAGCGCGAAGCCTCGCGCGCCTCGCGACAGGCGGGACGGGCGAGACTCCGGGGAAAGCTGTAG